A portion of the Candidatus Flexicrinis proximus genome contains these proteins:
- a CDS encoding phage tail protein, with translation MAEPFLSEIRIMSFVFAPRGWALCNGQLLPINQNQALFSLLGTTFGGDGRVNFALPDLRGRTPIHVGSSHTLGERGGEQAHTLSIGEIPTHIHAAQFSTAAATSADGTGNVPAQTLTPAYGPAQNLVAMAAGHIANVGGSQAHLNMQPFLTLSFCIALQGIFPSPT, from the coding sequence ATGGCAGAACCGTTCTTATCAGAAATCCGAATTATGTCGTTTGTGTTTGCCCCTAGAGGCTGGGCGCTCTGTAATGGGCAGCTGCTCCCGATCAATCAAAATCAGGCGCTGTTCTCCTTGCTTGGCACAACCTTCGGCGGTGACGGCCGCGTGAACTTCGCGCTGCCCGACCTGCGCGGACGCACGCCGATCCATGTGGGCAGCAGTCACACCCTCGGCGAGCGTGGCGGCGAGCAGGCGCATACCCTGAGCATCGGCGAGATTCCCACCCATATCCACGCCGCGCAGTTCTCCACAGCGGCCGCGACAAGCGCCGATGGCACCGGTAACGTCCCGGCGCAGACGCTGACGCCGGCCTACGGCCCCGCGCAAAATCTGGTCGCCATGGCCGCCGGACACATCGCGAACGTCGGCGGAAGCCAGGCCCACCTGAATATGCAGCCGTTCCTGACGCTCAGTTTCTGTATCGCGCTTCAGGGCATTTTCCCGAGCCCTACCTAA
- a CDS encoding phage tail protein: MAQPYVGEIRMFAGNFAPAGWMFCEGQLLPISENETLFQLIGTTYGGDGESTFALPDLRGRIPIHQGNGFILAETGGAEEITLTVSQIPAHTHPLLANSQAATESIPAPTALPASPSPTIYSARTPTVFMSPQTVSPVGGSQPHTNFQPYLCVDFIISLFGIFPSPT; this comes from the coding sequence ATGGCACAACCCTATGTAGGGGAAATTCGGATGTTCGCGGGGAACTTCGCCCCGGCCGGCTGGATGTTCTGCGAGGGACAGCTCCTGCCCATCTCCGAGAACGAGACCCTCTTTCAACTGATCGGGACGACCTACGGCGGCGACGGGGAGAGCACGTTCGCCCTGCCCGACCTGCGCGGCCGCATCCCCATCCATCAGGGCAACGGGTTTATCCTTGCGGAGACGGGTGGCGCTGAGGAAATCACGCTGACGGTGTCCCAGATTCCGGCGCATACCCATCCGCTGCTGGCGAACTCGCAGGCGGCCACCGAATCCATACCCGCACCGACCGCACTGCCCGCATCGCCCAGTCCCACCATTTACAGCGCCCGTACGCCAACAGTCTTTATGAGTCCGCAAACGGTCAGTCCGGTCGGCGGCAGCCAGCCGCACACCAATTTCCAGCCGTATCTGTGCGTCGACTTCATCATCTCGCTGTTCGGCATCTTCCCGTCGCCTACCTAA
- a CDS encoding phage tail protein has translation MADPFVAEIRIFPFNFAPRGWAWCDGQLLPLSQNTALFSLLGTTYGGNGKSNFALPDLQGRAPMHPGQGPGLSLHDLGETGGTETVSLLESEIPSHSHGMAFSPNLGNTNNPAGAYYAGPRSGFLYTPAANLTPINASALAPTGGDQPHNNMQPYLTFYFCIALQGVFPPRT, from the coding sequence ATGGCTGATCCATTTGTCGCCGAAATTCGAATCTTCCCGTTCAACTTTGCCCCCAGGGGCTGGGCCTGGTGTGACGGGCAGCTGCTGCCCCTGTCTCAGAATACGGCGCTGTTCTCGCTGTTGGGCACAACCTACGGCGGCAACGGCAAGAGCAACTTCGCCCTGCCCGACCTGCAGGGTCGCGCGCCGATGCATCCGGGCCAGGGGCCTGGCCTCTCGCTGCACGATCTCGGCGAAACGGGCGGCACCGAAACCGTTTCCCTGCTCGAATCCGAAATCCCGTCGCACAGCCACGGCATGGCCTTCTCACCGAATCTCGGCAATACCAACAACCCCGCCGGCGCTTACTACGCTGGCCCGCGCAGCGGTTTTCTGTATACGCCGGCAGCCAACCTGACGCCGATCAACGCGTCGGCGCTGGCGCCTACTGGAGGCGATCAGCCGCATAACAACATGCAGCCGTACCTGACGTTCTATTTCTGCATCGCCCTGCAGGGCGTTTTCCCGCCGCGTACCTAA
- a CDS encoding GNAT family N-acetyltransferase, protein MQSSVQPSRSVRPWQPPVGFAVRAIQPEDMDFLCALYASTRAEELERVDWPDEQKNAFVVMQFSQQHQHYQLHFPDAGYYILSQGETPVGRLYVHWKRGNALHLMDLTLAPEHRNRGIGTAIMHALMRETARSAERMTLYVEGFNPAFRLYQRLGFQPAETHGIYSLMEWKP, encoded by the coding sequence ATGCAGTCGTCTGTTCAGCCGTCGCGTTCAGTCCGCCCATGGCAGCCACCCGTGGGCTTTGCCGTGCGCGCCATCCAGCCCGAAGACATGGACTTCCTGTGCGCGCTGTACGCGTCGACGCGCGCGGAAGAGCTGGAACGAGTCGATTGGCCGGACGAACAGAAGAACGCCTTCGTCGTGATGCAGTTCAGCCAACAGCACCAGCATTATCAGCTCCACTTCCCCGACGCAGGCTACTATATCCTGTCTCAGGGGGAGACGCCGGTCGGCAGGCTGTATGTGCATTGGAAGCGGGGTAACGCGCTGCACCTGATGGACCTCACGCTCGCGCCGGAGCACCGCAATCGCGGCATTGGCACCGCCATCATGCACGCCCTGATGCGCGAAACCGCGCGCTCTGCCGAGCGCATGACCCTGTATGTCGAAGGCTTCAATCCGGCCTTTCGGCTGTACCAGCGCCTGGGCTTCCAGCCTGCGGAGACTCACGGTATCTACTCGCTCATGGAATGGAAGCCGTAA